One genomic region from Gemmatimonadota bacterium encodes:
- a CDS encoding SusC/RagA family TonB-linked outer membrane protein — protein sequence MFKRILSVIGASAMVASVALAQGTTISGRVTNEAGAPLAGASVFIPSLNLGSQTNDAGRYTFVVAGARAAGQTVALTARVIGFTSKSVQVTLTNGQNITENFVLVANPLRLGEVVVTGAGTSTTRERLTSTINSVDSASLHRVAQPQNVVSALAAQAPNVEVRTQSGEPGSSASIKIRGASSLSGTNQPLFVVDGQPIDNSTESTNGGDASTVTTNRASDINPADIESIEILKGGAAAAIYGARASNGVVLITTKRGHSGPTRYSFTSTETFDNVYTPQLVQTMYGQGINQTPATCGGPDCVVNRYSWGPQIAAGTPIYNHQTELFDTGLTADNNLQISGGSDRTTFFASGGLTNQDGYFKGPNNKYNRATVRLKGTQEVSSKLTVGGNISYIDTRGKYVQKGSNVSGLMLGALRTPPTYNNEDAFTSTGLQKPARFPNPTSVASLQNAIYYDNPFFVLGSAGNRSELGRSIGNVNADWIPLGWLTVKETLGADYYNDSRLEALPLTSAGNVLGQVDRLDINNLTIDNNLIATAQHTFSDRLDATLTVGQNLNSRRFRQLFVDGQQLVAPEPLALQNTISQTANENKNLRHVQGYFTQAEINLFQQLVLNVGVRNDGFSTFGASNRRANYPKASAAWTFTKLLGTEENSGWFNYGKIHFAYGETGKEPPVYGAVTALSTGGFGLGGYGDALKAGINGQGALSTSGTIGNPALRPERDRETEFGGDFAFFRSRADLTATYYDKRSSDVILSTPVNAAQFGATSQILNGAALKNQGVELTLNLHPIQTRNATWDVGVMYGRNKGDVTSLNGAQFIDYNNEGFTGAIGSSTIGFAPGVIRGDDFARCGRGLTLAVPGITGGPQNIDALCGSAPKGALFLAPNGRPIVDPTDRVIADPNPKYTMSYNTSLHLWNKLTLSGLLDVRKGGTVWDGTRGILDNFGTGVDTYIRNQQGVFGKNYQTDVFPVVAGPGVGVTAFATPKDWQQWFQGNGGGFGPVGSQFMENGSFVKLRELGVTYTLDQRWVRSLSGFSSADIRFAGRNLKTWTKYKGFDPEANLGGAEFLTQGLDYFSNPQTRSFVVSISLNR from the coding sequence ATGTTCAAACGTATCTTGTCAGTCATCGGCGCAAGCGCGATGGTTGCCTCGGTTGCGTTGGCACAGGGGACTACCATCTCCGGACGTGTGACCAACGAAGCCGGTGCCCCGTTAGCGGGCGCAAGCGTGTTCATACCTTCGCTCAACCTGGGATCGCAGACGAACGATGCCGGTCGTTACACCTTTGTCGTCGCCGGAGCTCGCGCGGCGGGACAGACTGTAGCGCTCACCGCACGCGTTATCGGCTTCACGTCCAAGTCGGTCCAGGTAACTCTGACCAACGGTCAGAACATCACCGAGAACTTTGTCCTTGTAGCGAATCCGCTCAGACTGGGCGAAGTCGTCGTGACAGGTGCCGGTACTTCCACGACACGCGAGCGCCTCACATCGACCATCAACTCAGTCGATAGCGCATCGCTGCATCGTGTCGCTCAACCGCAGAACGTCGTCTCGGCGCTCGCGGCGCAGGCACCGAACGTGGAAGTTCGTACACAATCCGGCGAGCCCGGCTCCTCCGCGTCCATCAAGATCCGCGGCGCCTCTTCGCTCTCCGGCACGAATCAGCCTCTGTTCGTCGTCGACGGCCAGCCGATCGACAACTCGACCGAGTCGACCAACGGCGGCGATGCGAGCACAGTCACCACCAACCGCGCGTCCGACATCAATCCCGCGGATATCGAGTCCATCGAAATCCTCAAGGGTGGTGCTGCGGCTGCGATCTATGGTGCACGCGCTTCCAACGGCGTTGTGCTGATCACAACCAAGCGCGGTCACTCCGGGCCAACACGCTACTCGTTCACGTCCACGGAGACGTTCGACAACGTGTACACGCCGCAGTTGGTGCAGACCATGTACGGTCAGGGCATCAACCAGACGCCAGCCACGTGCGGCGGTCCGGATTGCGTAGTCAATCGCTATTCCTGGGGCCCGCAGATTGCGGCTGGAACGCCAATCTACAACCACCAGACCGAGCTGTTCGATACGGGCTTGACTGCTGACAACAATCTGCAGATCTCTGGCGGCAGCGACCGTACGACATTCTTCGCATCTGGCGGACTCACCAATCAGGACGGCTACTTCAAGGGACCGAACAACAAGTACAATCGGGCGACGGTCCGCCTCAAAGGCACGCAGGAAGTGAGCTCCAAGCTCACTGTCGGCGGCAACATCAGCTACATCGATACCCGCGGCAAGTACGTGCAGAAGGGGTCCAACGTTTCGGGGCTCATGCTCGGTGCGTTGCGCACGCCGCCCACGTACAACAACGAAGACGCATTCACCTCGACGGGTCTCCAGAAGCCGGCGCGCTTCCCGAATCCGACCAGCGTCGCCTCACTACAGAACGCGATCTACTACGACAATCCGTTCTTCGTTCTGGGAAGCGCCGGAAATCGCAGTGAGCTTGGTCGCTCCATCGGAAATGTGAATGCCGACTGGATCCCACTCGGCTGGTTGACGGTGAAGGAGACGCTCGGCGCGGATTACTACAATGATTCCCGTCTCGAGGCACTCCCGCTCACGTCGGCCGGCAATGTTCTCGGTCAGGTCGACAGGCTCGACATCAACAACCTGACGATCGATAACAACCTCATCGCGACGGCGCAGCACACCTTCAGCGACCGGCTCGATGCAACACTGACGGTCGGCCAGAACCTCAACTCACGCCGCTTCCGCCAGCTCTTTGTCGACGGACAGCAATTGGTAGCACCAGAGCCGCTCGCACTGCAGAACACCATCAGTCAGACGGCCAACGAGAACAAGAACCTCCGTCACGTGCAGGGTTACTTCACGCAGGCGGAAATCAATCTCTTCCAGCAGCTGGTGCTGAACGTCGGCGTACGTAACGACGGCTTCTCCACCTTCGGCGCATCCAATCGCCGCGCGAACTATCCCAAAGCATCGGCGGCATGGACGTTCACCAAGCTGCTCGGCACCGAGGAGAACTCCGGCTGGTTCAACTACGGCAAGATCCACTTTGCCTACGGTGAAACCGGTAAGGAGCCGCCCGTGTATGGCGCAGTTACTGCGCTCTCGACCGGCGGCTTTGGACTTGGCGGCTACGGAGATGCCTTGAAGGCCGGTATCAACGGACAGGGAGCGCTCTCCACCAGCGGAACGATCGGTAACCCGGCACTGCGCCCGGAGCGCGATCGCGAGACGGAATTCGGTGGCGACTTCGCCTTTTTCCGGTCCAGGGCTGACCTGACCGCGACGTACTATGACAAGCGGTCGAGCGACGTTATTCTCTCCACGCCTGTCAACGCTGCCCAGTTCGGCGCGACCAGTCAGATTCTCAACGGCGCTGCGCTCAAGAATCAGGGCGTGGAGCTCACTCTCAATCTGCACCCGATCCAGACGCGCAACGCGACATGGGACGTTGGTGTCATGTACGGCCGCAACAAGGGCGACGTGACGAGTCTCAACGGTGCGCAGTTCATCGACTACAACAATGAAGGTTTCACCGGTGCGATCGGTTCGTCGACCATCGGCTTTGCGCCAGGCGTGATTCGCGGCGATGACTTCGCGCGCTGCGGTCGCGGGCTTACGCTCGCTGTTCCAGGTATCACGGGTGGTCCGCAGAACATCGATGCTCTGTGCGGCTCCGCGCCGAAGGGTGCGCTGTTCCTCGCGCCGAACGGCAGGCCGATCGTCGACCCGACGGATCGTGTCATCGCCGATCCGAACCCGAAGTACACGATGTCGTACAACACCAGCCTCCACCTCTGGAACAAGCTCACACTGTCCGGTCTGCTCGACGTACGCAAGGGCGGCACGGTGTGGGACGGAACGCGCGGCATTCTCGACAACTTCGGAACCGGCGTCGACACGTACATCCGCAACCAGCAGGGCGTGTTCGGCAAGAATTATCAGACTGATGTATTCCCAGTCGTTGCCGGCCCTGGTGTTGGCGTCACTGCATTCGCGACGCCGAAGGATTGGCAGCAATGGTTCCAGGGTAACGGCGGTGGCTTCGGTCCCGTCGGATCACAGTTCATGGAGAACGGAAGCTTCGTCAAGCTGCGTGAGCTTGGCGTCACCTACACTCTGGACCAGCGCTGGGTACGGTCGTTGAGCGGGTTCAGCAGTGCCGACATCCGCTTCGCCGGCAGAAATCTCAAGACATGGACCAAGTACAAGGGCTTTGATCCCGAGGCGAACCTCGGTGGTGCAGAGTTCCTCACACAAGGTCTCGACTATTTCAGCAATCCGCAGACGCGGT